From the genome of Chelonia mydas isolate rCheMyd1 chromosome 2, rCheMyd1.pri.v2, whole genome shotgun sequence, one region includes:
- the CASD1 gene encoding N-acetylneuraminate 9-O-acetyltransferase isoform X4 — translation MKQCIKSWAEGSIAKPHVIVAGAATWSIKIHNGSNEALMQYKINITSIAPLLEKLAKSSDVYWVLQDPVYEDMLSDSRKMITNEKIDAYNEAAISILNSSSRNSKAKVKVFSVSKLIAQETIMQSSDGLHLPESSRETSAMILMNVYCNKILKPIDGSCCQPQPPLTLIQKLAFCFFALSIIGYLILSFIYRNNHRKNKPFTDMESGEEKKPVTNTSPVSTLETLLHSFCKLGLIMAYFYLCDRANLFMKENKFYTHSSFFIPIIYILVLGVFYTENTKETKMLNREQTDEWKGWMQLVILIYHISGASTFLPVYMHVRVLVAAYLFQTGYGHFSYFWLKGDFGLYRVCQVLFRLNFLVVVLCIVMDRPYQFYYFVPLVTVWFMIIYATLAVWPQIVQKKANGNCFWHFGLLLKLISLLMCIYFLANSQGVFEKIFSLWPLSTCFELNGNVYEWWFRWKLDRYVVFHGMLFASIYLALQKRQVLSEGKGDHLFSNKISNVLLFISVVCFLTYSIWASSCKNKTECNELHPSVSVVQILAFVLIRNIPGYARSVYSSFFAWFGRISLELFICQYHIWLAADTKGILVLIPGNPTLNIIVSTFIFVCVAHEISQITNDLAQMVVPKDNATLLRRLLCIVGFFSGLLFLSAI, via the exons ATGAAGCAATGTATCAAATCTTGGGCTGAG GGTTCTATTGCAAAACCTCATGTAATTGTAGCAGGAGCTGCTACG TGGTCTATCAAGATTCACAATGGCAGCAACGAAGCCCTCATGCAATATAAAATCAATATCACTTCAATAGCACCTCTTTTGGAAAAATTAGCAAAGAGTAGTGATGTATACTGGGTCTTACAAG ATCCTGTTTATGAAGATATGTTGAGTGACAGTAGGAAAATGATCACTAATGAGAAAATAGATGCTTACAATGAAGCTGCAATCAGTATTCTGAACAGCAGCTCCAGAAATTCCAAAGCTAAAGTTAAAGTGTTCAGTGTTTCTAAGCTCATAGCACAAGAAACTATCATGCAATCTTCAGATGGCCTGCATCTCCCAGAATCAAGCAGAGAAACA AGTGCAATGATTCTTATGAACGTCTACTGCAATAAGATTCTGAAGCCCATTGATGGTTCCTGCTGCCAGCCTCAACCTCCCCTCACACTGATACAGAAGCTAgctttttgcttttttgcttTGTCCATTATTGGATATTTAATTCTCAGTTTTATTTATCGTAATAATCATCGAAAAAACAAGCCATTCACCGATATGGAaagtggagaggagaaaaaacCGGTCACCAATACGTCTCCTGTTTCTACTCTCGAGACGCTGTTACACTCCTTCTGCAAGCTGGGTCTAATCATGGCCTATTTCTATCTGTGTGATAGAGCAAATCTATTcatgaaggaaaacaaattttataCACATTCATCTTTCTTCATACCAATCATCTACATCCTGGTTTTGGGGGTATTTTATACCGAAAACACCAAAGAG ACTAAGATGTTAAATAGAGAGCAGACAGATGAATGGAAAGGCTGGATGCAGCTTGTTATTTTGATTTATCATATCTCTGGAGCAAGCACT TTTTTGCCTGTGTATATGCACGTTCGGGTTCTGGTTGCTGCATATCTGTTCCAAACAGGTTATGGGCATTTTTCATACTTTTGGCTCAAAGGAGACTTTGGATTGTATAGAGTGTGTCAG GTTTTATTTCGTCTCAATTTCCTGGTTGTGGTGTTATGTATAGTGATGGATCGACCTTACCAATTTTACTACTTTGTTCCACTAGTCACTGTCTGGTTTATGATCATCTATGCTACATTAGCTGTGTGGCCTCAGATAGTCCAGAAGAAAGCAAACG GGAACTGCTTCTGGCACTTTGGCTTACTGCTGAAACTAATTTCCTTActtatgtgtatatattttctaGCAAATTCTCAG GGTGTATTTGAGAAGATTTTTTCTCTTTGGCCATTGTCCACATGTTTTGAGCTGAATGGAAATGTCTATGAGTGGTGGTTTAGGTGGAAGTTAGACCGCTAT GTAGTCTTTCACGGGATGCTGTTTGCTTCTATTTATCTGGCATTACAAAAACGTCAGGTGCTTTCGGAAGGGAAAGGAGACCATCTCTTCTCcaacaaaatttcaaatgttttactATTTATTTCTGTAGTTTGCTTTTTG ACCTACTCTATCTGGGCTAGTAgctgtaaaaacaaaactgagTGCAATGAACTGCATCCTTCTGTTTCTGTGGTGCAG ATTTTAGCTTTCGTCCTCATCAGGAACATTCCTGGATATGCCCGTTCTGTATATAGTTCATTTTTTGCTTGGTTTGGCAGAATTTCTTTAGag CTGTTCATCTGCCAATACCACATCTGGCTGGCAGCAGATACGAAGGGGATCTTGGTGCTCATTCCTGGAAATCCAACGCTCAACATAATTGTCAGCActtttatatttgtgtgtgtggcacATGAAATTTCTCAGATCACGAACGATCTAGCACAGATGGTTGTTCCTAAAGATAATGCGACTCTGCTCAGAAGGCTGCTATGtatagttgggtttttttctggacTCCTCTTTTTGTCAGCAATTTAA
- the CASD1 gene encoding N-acetylneuraminate 9-O-acetyltransferase isoform X2 → MAALAYTVGKREINHYFSVRSAKALALGAVLLLAACHAAFRHYRGDDTCEYLLSSGRFLGEKVWQPHTCMMHKYKNSEAKNCLLDKHIAFIGDSRIRQLFYSFVKLINPQVKEEGNKHGNILFEDKSASIKVDFLWYPEVNGSMKQCIKSWAEGSIAKPHVIVAGAATWSIKIHNGSNEALMQYKINITSIAPLLEKLAKSSDVYWVLQDPVYEDMLSDSRKMITNEKIDAYNEAAISILNSSSRNSKAKVKVFSVSKLIAQETIMQSSDGLHLPESSRETSAMILMNVYCNKILKPIDGSCCQPQPPLTLIQKLAFCFFALSIIGYLILSFIYRNNHRKNKPFTDMESGEEKKPVTNTSPVSTLETLLHSFCKLGLIMAYFYLCDRANLFMKENKFYTHSSFFIPIIYILVLGVFYTENTKETKMLNREQTDEWKGWMQLVILIYHISGASTVLFRLNFLVVVLCIVMDRPYQFYYFVPLVTVWFMIIYATLAVWPQIVQKKANGNCFWHFGLLLKLISLLMCIYFLANSQGVFEKIFSLWPLSTCFELNGNVYEWWFRWKLDRYVVFHGMLFASIYLALQKRQVLSEGKGDHLFSNKISNVLLFISVVCFLTYSIWASSCKNKTECNELHPSVSVVQILAFVLIRNIPGYARSVYSSFFAWFGRISLELFICQYHIWLAADTKGILVLIPGNPTLNIIVSTFIFVCVAHEISQITNDLAQMVVPKDNATLLRRLLCIVGFFSGLLFLSAI, encoded by the exons GTGATGATACATGTGAATATCTTCTCTCCAGTGGGAGATTTCTTGGGGAAAAAGTATGGCAGCCCCATACTTGTATGATGCATAAATATAAAAATAG TGAAGCAAAAAACTGCCTCCTAGACAAACATATTGCATTTATAGGAGATTCCAGAATTCGCCAATTGTTTTATTCTTTTGTAAAACTCATAAATCCCCAAGTGAAGGAAGAAGGAAACAAG CATGGAAACATTCTTTTTGAAGACAAATCTGCATCAATTAAAGTG GATTTCCTATGGTATCCAGAAGTTAATGGCTCTATGAAGCAATGTATCAAATCTTGGGCTGAG GGTTCTATTGCAAAACCTCATGTAATTGTAGCAGGAGCTGCTACG TGGTCTATCAAGATTCACAATGGCAGCAACGAAGCCCTCATGCAATATAAAATCAATATCACTTCAATAGCACCTCTTTTGGAAAAATTAGCAAAGAGTAGTGATGTATACTGGGTCTTACAAG ATCCTGTTTATGAAGATATGTTGAGTGACAGTAGGAAAATGATCACTAATGAGAAAATAGATGCTTACAATGAAGCTGCAATCAGTATTCTGAACAGCAGCTCCAGAAATTCCAAAGCTAAAGTTAAAGTGTTCAGTGTTTCTAAGCTCATAGCACAAGAAACTATCATGCAATCTTCAGATGGCCTGCATCTCCCAGAATCAAGCAGAGAAACA AGTGCAATGATTCTTATGAACGTCTACTGCAATAAGATTCTGAAGCCCATTGATGGTTCCTGCTGCCAGCCTCAACCTCCCCTCACACTGATACAGAAGCTAgctttttgcttttttgcttTGTCCATTATTGGATATTTAATTCTCAGTTTTATTTATCGTAATAATCATCGAAAAAACAAGCCATTCACCGATATGGAaagtggagaggagaaaaaacCGGTCACCAATACGTCTCCTGTTTCTACTCTCGAGACGCTGTTACACTCCTTCTGCAAGCTGGGTCTAATCATGGCCTATTTCTATCTGTGTGATAGAGCAAATCTATTcatgaaggaaaacaaattttataCACATTCATCTTTCTTCATACCAATCATCTACATCCTGGTTTTGGGGGTATTTTATACCGAAAACACCAAAGAG ACTAAGATGTTAAATAGAGAGCAGACAGATGAATGGAAAGGCTGGATGCAGCTTGTTATTTTGATTTATCATATCTCTGGAGCAAGCACT GTTTTATTTCGTCTCAATTTCCTGGTTGTGGTGTTATGTATAGTGATGGATCGACCTTACCAATTTTACTACTTTGTTCCACTAGTCACTGTCTGGTTTATGATCATCTATGCTACATTAGCTGTGTGGCCTCAGATAGTCCAGAAGAAAGCAAACG GGAACTGCTTCTGGCACTTTGGCTTACTGCTGAAACTAATTTCCTTActtatgtgtatatattttctaGCAAATTCTCAG GGTGTATTTGAGAAGATTTTTTCTCTTTGGCCATTGTCCACATGTTTTGAGCTGAATGGAAATGTCTATGAGTGGTGGTTTAGGTGGAAGTTAGACCGCTAT GTAGTCTTTCACGGGATGCTGTTTGCTTCTATTTATCTGGCATTACAAAAACGTCAGGTGCTTTCGGAAGGGAAAGGAGACCATCTCTTCTCcaacaaaatttcaaatgttttactATTTATTTCTGTAGTTTGCTTTTTG ACCTACTCTATCTGGGCTAGTAgctgtaaaaacaaaactgagTGCAATGAACTGCATCCTTCTGTTTCTGTGGTGCAG ATTTTAGCTTTCGTCCTCATCAGGAACATTCCTGGATATGCCCGTTCTGTATATAGTTCATTTTTTGCTTGGTTTGGCAGAATTTCTTTAGag CTGTTCATCTGCCAATACCACATCTGGCTGGCAGCAGATACGAAGGGGATCTTGGTGCTCATTCCTGGAAATCCAACGCTCAACATAATTGTCAGCActtttatatttgtgtgtgtggcacATGAAATTTCTCAGATCACGAACGATCTAGCACAGATGGTTGTTCCTAAAGATAATGCGACTCTGCTCAGAAGGCTGCTATGtatagttgggtttttttctggacTCCTCTTTTTGTCAGCAATTTAA
- the CASD1 gene encoding N-acetylneuraminate 9-O-acetyltransferase isoform X6: MYTGSYKSAMILMNVYCNKILKPIDGSCCQPQPPLTLIQKLAFCFFALSIIGYLILSFIYRNNHRKNKPFTDMESGEEKKPVTNTSPVSTLETLLHSFCKLGLIMAYFYLCDRANLFMKENKFYTHSSFFIPIIYILVLGVFYTENTKETKMLNREQTDEWKGWMQLVILIYHISGASTFLPVYMHVRVLVAAYLFQTGYGHFSYFWLKGDFGLYRVCQVLFRLNFLVVVLCIVMDRPYQFYYFVPLVTVWFMIIYATLAVWPQIVQKKANGNCFWHFGLLLKLISLLMCIYFLANSQGVFEKIFSLWPLSTCFELNGNVYEWWFRWKLDRYVVFHGMLFASIYLALQKRQVLSEGKGDHLFSNKISNVLLFISVVCFLTYSIWASSCKNKTECNELHPSVSVVQILAFVLIRNIPGYARSVYSSFFAWFGRISLELFICQYHIWLAADTKGILVLIPGNPTLNIIVSTFIFVCVAHEISQITNDLAQMVVPKDNATLLRRLLCIVGFFSGLLFLSAI; this comes from the exons ATGTATACTGGGTCTTACAAG AGTGCAATGATTCTTATGAACGTCTACTGCAATAAGATTCTGAAGCCCATTGATGGTTCCTGCTGCCAGCCTCAACCTCCCCTCACACTGATACAGAAGCTAgctttttgcttttttgcttTGTCCATTATTGGATATTTAATTCTCAGTTTTATTTATCGTAATAATCATCGAAAAAACAAGCCATTCACCGATATGGAaagtggagaggagaaaaaacCGGTCACCAATACGTCTCCTGTTTCTACTCTCGAGACGCTGTTACACTCCTTCTGCAAGCTGGGTCTAATCATGGCCTATTTCTATCTGTGTGATAGAGCAAATCTATTcatgaaggaaaacaaattttataCACATTCATCTTTCTTCATACCAATCATCTACATCCTGGTTTTGGGGGTATTTTATACCGAAAACACCAAAGAG ACTAAGATGTTAAATAGAGAGCAGACAGATGAATGGAAAGGCTGGATGCAGCTTGTTATTTTGATTTATCATATCTCTGGAGCAAGCACT TTTTTGCCTGTGTATATGCACGTTCGGGTTCTGGTTGCTGCATATCTGTTCCAAACAGGTTATGGGCATTTTTCATACTTTTGGCTCAAAGGAGACTTTGGATTGTATAGAGTGTGTCAG GTTTTATTTCGTCTCAATTTCCTGGTTGTGGTGTTATGTATAGTGATGGATCGACCTTACCAATTTTACTACTTTGTTCCACTAGTCACTGTCTGGTTTATGATCATCTATGCTACATTAGCTGTGTGGCCTCAGATAGTCCAGAAGAAAGCAAACG GGAACTGCTTCTGGCACTTTGGCTTACTGCTGAAACTAATTTCCTTActtatgtgtatatattttctaGCAAATTCTCAG GGTGTATTTGAGAAGATTTTTTCTCTTTGGCCATTGTCCACATGTTTTGAGCTGAATGGAAATGTCTATGAGTGGTGGTTTAGGTGGAAGTTAGACCGCTAT GTAGTCTTTCACGGGATGCTGTTTGCTTCTATTTATCTGGCATTACAAAAACGTCAGGTGCTTTCGGAAGGGAAAGGAGACCATCTCTTCTCcaacaaaatttcaaatgttttactATTTATTTCTGTAGTTTGCTTTTTG ACCTACTCTATCTGGGCTAGTAgctgtaaaaacaaaactgagTGCAATGAACTGCATCCTTCTGTTTCTGTGGTGCAG ATTTTAGCTTTCGTCCTCATCAGGAACATTCCTGGATATGCCCGTTCTGTATATAGTTCATTTTTTGCTTGGTTTGGCAGAATTTCTTTAGag CTGTTCATCTGCCAATACCACATCTGGCTGGCAGCAGATACGAAGGGGATCTTGGTGCTCATTCCTGGAAATCCAACGCTCAACATAATTGTCAGCActtttatatttgtgtgtgtggcacATGAAATTTCTCAGATCACGAACGATCTAGCACAGATGGTTGTTCCTAAAGATAATGCGACTCTGCTCAGAAGGCTGCTATGtatagttgggtttttttctggacTCCTCTTTTTGTCAGCAATTTAA
- the CASD1 gene encoding N-acetylneuraminate 9-O-acetyltransferase isoform X3 has protein sequence MQGDDTCEYLLSSGRFLGEKVWQPHTCMMHKYKNSEAKNCLLDKHIAFIGDSRIRQLFYSFVKLINPQVKEEGNKHGNILFEDKSASIKVDFLWYPEVNGSMKQCIKSWAEGSIAKPHVIVAGAATWSIKIHNGSNEALMQYKINITSIAPLLEKLAKSSDVYWVLQDPVYEDMLSDSRKMITNEKIDAYNEAAISILNSSSRNSKAKVKVFSVSKLIAQETIMQSSDGLHLPESSRETSAMILMNVYCNKILKPIDGSCCQPQPPLTLIQKLAFCFFALSIIGYLILSFIYRNNHRKNKPFTDMESGEEKKPVTNTSPVSTLETLLHSFCKLGLIMAYFYLCDRANLFMKENKFYTHSSFFIPIIYILVLGVFYTENTKETKMLNREQTDEWKGWMQLVILIYHISGASTFLPVYMHVRVLVAAYLFQTGYGHFSYFWLKGDFGLYRVCQVLFRLNFLVVVLCIVMDRPYQFYYFVPLVTVWFMIIYATLAVWPQIVQKKANGNCFWHFGLLLKLISLLMCIYFLANSQGVFEKIFSLWPLSTCFELNGNVYEWWFRWKLDRYVVFHGMLFASIYLALQKRQVLSEGKGDHLFSNKISNVLLFISVVCFLTYSIWASSCKNKTECNELHPSVSVVQILAFVLIRNIPGYARSVYSSFFAWFGRISLELFICQYHIWLAADTKGILVLIPGNPTLNIIVSTFIFVCVAHEISQITNDLAQMVVPKDNATLLRRLLCIVGFFSGLLFLSAI, from the exons GTGATGATACATGTGAATATCTTCTCTCCAGTGGGAGATTTCTTGGGGAAAAAGTATGGCAGCCCCATACTTGTATGATGCATAAATATAAAAATAG TGAAGCAAAAAACTGCCTCCTAGACAAACATATTGCATTTATAGGAGATTCCAGAATTCGCCAATTGTTTTATTCTTTTGTAAAACTCATAAATCCCCAAGTGAAGGAAGAAGGAAACAAG CATGGAAACATTCTTTTTGAAGACAAATCTGCATCAATTAAAGTG GATTTCCTATGGTATCCAGAAGTTAATGGCTCTATGAAGCAATGTATCAAATCTTGGGCTGAG GGTTCTATTGCAAAACCTCATGTAATTGTAGCAGGAGCTGCTACG TGGTCTATCAAGATTCACAATGGCAGCAACGAAGCCCTCATGCAATATAAAATCAATATCACTTCAATAGCACCTCTTTTGGAAAAATTAGCAAAGAGTAGTGATGTATACTGGGTCTTACAAG ATCCTGTTTATGAAGATATGTTGAGTGACAGTAGGAAAATGATCACTAATGAGAAAATAGATGCTTACAATGAAGCTGCAATCAGTATTCTGAACAGCAGCTCCAGAAATTCCAAAGCTAAAGTTAAAGTGTTCAGTGTTTCTAAGCTCATAGCACAAGAAACTATCATGCAATCTTCAGATGGCCTGCATCTCCCAGAATCAAGCAGAGAAACA AGTGCAATGATTCTTATGAACGTCTACTGCAATAAGATTCTGAAGCCCATTGATGGTTCCTGCTGCCAGCCTCAACCTCCCCTCACACTGATACAGAAGCTAgctttttgcttttttgcttTGTCCATTATTGGATATTTAATTCTCAGTTTTATTTATCGTAATAATCATCGAAAAAACAAGCCATTCACCGATATGGAaagtggagaggagaaaaaacCGGTCACCAATACGTCTCCTGTTTCTACTCTCGAGACGCTGTTACACTCCTTCTGCAAGCTGGGTCTAATCATGGCCTATTTCTATCTGTGTGATAGAGCAAATCTATTcatgaaggaaaacaaattttataCACATTCATCTTTCTTCATACCAATCATCTACATCCTGGTTTTGGGGGTATTTTATACCGAAAACACCAAAGAG ACTAAGATGTTAAATAGAGAGCAGACAGATGAATGGAAAGGCTGGATGCAGCTTGTTATTTTGATTTATCATATCTCTGGAGCAAGCACT TTTTTGCCTGTGTATATGCACGTTCGGGTTCTGGTTGCTGCATATCTGTTCCAAACAGGTTATGGGCATTTTTCATACTTTTGGCTCAAAGGAGACTTTGGATTGTATAGAGTGTGTCAG GTTTTATTTCGTCTCAATTTCCTGGTTGTGGTGTTATGTATAGTGATGGATCGACCTTACCAATTTTACTACTTTGTTCCACTAGTCACTGTCTGGTTTATGATCATCTATGCTACATTAGCTGTGTGGCCTCAGATAGTCCAGAAGAAAGCAAACG GGAACTGCTTCTGGCACTTTGGCTTACTGCTGAAACTAATTTCCTTActtatgtgtatatattttctaGCAAATTCTCAG GGTGTATTTGAGAAGATTTTTTCTCTTTGGCCATTGTCCACATGTTTTGAGCTGAATGGAAATGTCTATGAGTGGTGGTTTAGGTGGAAGTTAGACCGCTAT GTAGTCTTTCACGGGATGCTGTTTGCTTCTATTTATCTGGCATTACAAAAACGTCAGGTGCTTTCGGAAGGGAAAGGAGACCATCTCTTCTCcaacaaaatttcaaatgttttactATTTATTTCTGTAGTTTGCTTTTTG ACCTACTCTATCTGGGCTAGTAgctgtaaaaacaaaactgagTGCAATGAACTGCATCCTTCTGTTTCTGTGGTGCAG ATTTTAGCTTTCGTCCTCATCAGGAACATTCCTGGATATGCCCGTTCTGTATATAGTTCATTTTTTGCTTGGTTTGGCAGAATTTCTTTAGag CTGTTCATCTGCCAATACCACATCTGGCTGGCAGCAGATACGAAGGGGATCTTGGTGCTCATTCCTGGAAATCCAACGCTCAACATAATTGTCAGCActtttatatttgtgtgtgtggcacATGAAATTTCTCAGATCACGAACGATCTAGCACAGATGGTTGTTCCTAAAGATAATGCGACTCTGCTCAGAAGGCTGCTATGtatagttgggtttttttctggacTCCTCTTTTTGTCAGCAATTTAA
- the CASD1 gene encoding N-acetylneuraminate 9-O-acetyltransferase isoform X1, whose product MAALAYTVGKREINHYFSVRSAKALALGAVLLLAACHAAFRHYRGDDTCEYLLSSGRFLGEKVWQPHTCMMHKYKNSEAKNCLLDKHIAFIGDSRIRQLFYSFVKLINPQVKEEGNKHGNILFEDKSASIKVDFLWYPEVNGSMKQCIKSWAEGSIAKPHVIVAGAATWSIKIHNGSNEALMQYKINITSIAPLLEKLAKSSDVYWVLQDPVYEDMLSDSRKMITNEKIDAYNEAAISILNSSSRNSKAKVKVFSVSKLIAQETIMQSSDGLHLPESSRETSAMILMNVYCNKILKPIDGSCCQPQPPLTLIQKLAFCFFALSIIGYLILSFIYRNNHRKNKPFTDMESGEEKKPVTNTSPVSTLETLLHSFCKLGLIMAYFYLCDRANLFMKENKFYTHSSFFIPIIYILVLGVFYTENTKETKMLNREQTDEWKGWMQLVILIYHISGASTFLPVYMHVRVLVAAYLFQTGYGHFSYFWLKGDFGLYRVCQVLFRLNFLVVVLCIVMDRPYQFYYFVPLVTVWFMIIYATLAVWPQIVQKKANGNCFWHFGLLLKLISLLMCIYFLANSQGVFEKIFSLWPLSTCFELNGNVYEWWFRWKLDRYVVFHGMLFASIYLALQKRQVLSEGKGDHLFSNKISNVLLFISVVCFLTYSIWASSCKNKTECNELHPSVSVVQILAFVLIRNIPGYARSVYSSFFAWFGRISLELFICQYHIWLAADTKGILVLIPGNPTLNIIVSTFIFVCVAHEISQITNDLAQMVVPKDNATLLRRLLCIVGFFSGLLFLSAI is encoded by the exons GTGATGATACATGTGAATATCTTCTCTCCAGTGGGAGATTTCTTGGGGAAAAAGTATGGCAGCCCCATACTTGTATGATGCATAAATATAAAAATAG TGAAGCAAAAAACTGCCTCCTAGACAAACATATTGCATTTATAGGAGATTCCAGAATTCGCCAATTGTTTTATTCTTTTGTAAAACTCATAAATCCCCAAGTGAAGGAAGAAGGAAACAAG CATGGAAACATTCTTTTTGAAGACAAATCTGCATCAATTAAAGTG GATTTCCTATGGTATCCAGAAGTTAATGGCTCTATGAAGCAATGTATCAAATCTTGGGCTGAG GGTTCTATTGCAAAACCTCATGTAATTGTAGCAGGAGCTGCTACG TGGTCTATCAAGATTCACAATGGCAGCAACGAAGCCCTCATGCAATATAAAATCAATATCACTTCAATAGCACCTCTTTTGGAAAAATTAGCAAAGAGTAGTGATGTATACTGGGTCTTACAAG ATCCTGTTTATGAAGATATGTTGAGTGACAGTAGGAAAATGATCACTAATGAGAAAATAGATGCTTACAATGAAGCTGCAATCAGTATTCTGAACAGCAGCTCCAGAAATTCCAAAGCTAAAGTTAAAGTGTTCAGTGTTTCTAAGCTCATAGCACAAGAAACTATCATGCAATCTTCAGATGGCCTGCATCTCCCAGAATCAAGCAGAGAAACA AGTGCAATGATTCTTATGAACGTCTACTGCAATAAGATTCTGAAGCCCATTGATGGTTCCTGCTGCCAGCCTCAACCTCCCCTCACACTGATACAGAAGCTAgctttttgcttttttgcttTGTCCATTATTGGATATTTAATTCTCAGTTTTATTTATCGTAATAATCATCGAAAAAACAAGCCATTCACCGATATGGAaagtggagaggagaaaaaacCGGTCACCAATACGTCTCCTGTTTCTACTCTCGAGACGCTGTTACACTCCTTCTGCAAGCTGGGTCTAATCATGGCCTATTTCTATCTGTGTGATAGAGCAAATCTATTcatgaaggaaaacaaattttataCACATTCATCTTTCTTCATACCAATCATCTACATCCTGGTTTTGGGGGTATTTTATACCGAAAACACCAAAGAG ACTAAGATGTTAAATAGAGAGCAGACAGATGAATGGAAAGGCTGGATGCAGCTTGTTATTTTGATTTATCATATCTCTGGAGCAAGCACT TTTTTGCCTGTGTATATGCACGTTCGGGTTCTGGTTGCTGCATATCTGTTCCAAACAGGTTATGGGCATTTTTCATACTTTTGGCTCAAAGGAGACTTTGGATTGTATAGAGTGTGTCAG GTTTTATTTCGTCTCAATTTCCTGGTTGTGGTGTTATGTATAGTGATGGATCGACCTTACCAATTTTACTACTTTGTTCCACTAGTCACTGTCTGGTTTATGATCATCTATGCTACATTAGCTGTGTGGCCTCAGATAGTCCAGAAGAAAGCAAACG GGAACTGCTTCTGGCACTTTGGCTTACTGCTGAAACTAATTTCCTTActtatgtgtatatattttctaGCAAATTCTCAG GGTGTATTTGAGAAGATTTTTTCTCTTTGGCCATTGTCCACATGTTTTGAGCTGAATGGAAATGTCTATGAGTGGTGGTTTAGGTGGAAGTTAGACCGCTAT GTAGTCTTTCACGGGATGCTGTTTGCTTCTATTTATCTGGCATTACAAAAACGTCAGGTGCTTTCGGAAGGGAAAGGAGACCATCTCTTCTCcaacaaaatttcaaatgttttactATTTATTTCTGTAGTTTGCTTTTTG ACCTACTCTATCTGGGCTAGTAgctgtaaaaacaaaactgagTGCAATGAACTGCATCCTTCTGTTTCTGTGGTGCAG ATTTTAGCTTTCGTCCTCATCAGGAACATTCCTGGATATGCCCGTTCTGTATATAGTTCATTTTTTGCTTGGTTTGGCAGAATTTCTTTAGag CTGTTCATCTGCCAATACCACATCTGGCTGGCAGCAGATACGAAGGGGATCTTGGTGCTCATTCCTGGAAATCCAACGCTCAACATAATTGTCAGCActtttatatttgtgtgtgtggcacATGAAATTTCTCAGATCACGAACGATCTAGCACAGATGGTTGTTCCTAAAGATAATGCGACTCTGCTCAGAAGGCTGCTATGtatagttgggtttttttctggacTCCTCTTTTTGTCAGCAATTTAA